The DNA window ATAATCTGAACAAAGAGTGCGTTTTATTTGGTTACCCCAATGAGTTTAAACAAGTTTTATTAAACATCATTAATAATGCTAAAGACTCCATCCTTGATGCACGAAATGTTAAAGTGTGTGGAGACATTGAGGTGATTCTTTCTTGTGTCAATGACCACATAAATATTTTTGTTAATGATGATGGGCAAGGTTTTTGTGAAGAGTGTATGCCTCATTTGTTTGAAGCGTACTACAGTACAAAGAAAAATGGGGATGGGTTTGGTTTGTATATGGCAAAATTGATCATTGAAAATAAAATGAATGGGGCGATTGCGGCATTAAATACCACAAAAGGTGCCCAAATAAAAATTGAGTTGCCTTTACTGAATAATAAAGAGAATACATGAAGATTTTAGTATTAGAAGATAATATAAATTTATTGGAATTGATTCAAGAAGAGCTTGAAGAACAAGGTTTCGAAGTGGTGTGTTTCAAAGATGGTTTAGATGCCTTGGAGAATTGTATTGGGGGTTTTGACTGTTTTGTTTTGGATATCAATGTTCCAAACATGGATGGATTGACACTTTTAAAAGAGATTCGAGCACGTGATAAATCGACTCCTGCAATTATCATCAGTGCCAATTTTGAGTTGGAAAATTTGAAAAAAGCTTACACGCATGGTTGCAATGATTTTCTAAAAAAACCCTTTTATATGTATGAGTTAGAGACAAAAATAAAACAGTGGTGTCACTTAGAAGAGACCAAACGACTCATTGATGGTTTTACATATGATATTCAAACTAATACACTTTTTAATGCAGATAAAGAGGCCATAAAACTGACCAAAAAAGAGCGTCGGTTTCTCTCTTTGTTGATTAAAAATCAAAACCGAATGACCTCTTTGGAGTA is part of the Candidatus Marinarcus aquaticus genome and encodes:
- a CDS encoding response regulator transcription factor, which encodes MKILVLEDNINLLELIQEELEEQGFEVVCFKDGLDALENCIGGFDCFVLDINVPNMDGLTLLKEIRARDKSTPAIIISANFELENLKKAYTHGCNDFLKKPFYMYELETKIKQWCHLEETKRLIDGFTYDIQTNTLFNADKEAIKLTKKERRFLSLLIKNQNRMTSLEYIEDYVWEGESNTSAGLRSMVKRLRAKLPEGMIVSHHFGYEIKTY